In a genomic window of bacterium:
- a CDS encoding ribose-phosphate pyrophosphokinase, whose translation MSGEIKVIGGSAHPQLASDICKHLGIDVCPSSVVRFSNENLMVHIEENVRGADVFVIQPSCTPVSDGLVELLITIDALKHSSADRITAVLPYFPYARSDKKDRPRISITARLMADLLQTAGADRVLTMDLHSPQVQGFFRIPADQLLAAPILCDYLRDNRDLTNYVLVAGDVGESKEVGNYANRLNLPIAIVDKRRYGDDEKAQATNLIGDVEGKTALIIDDEIASGGTMMEATRFVLDRGAVAVEAACVHPVLSGKAVERIEASPLTSLVVTDTIPIPPEKRSNKIEVRSVAPLFANAIRAIHDGSSVSRLFR comes from the coding sequence ATGAGCGGCGAGATCAAAGTCATCGGCGGTTCTGCCCACCCCCAGCTGGCGTCGGACATCTGCAAGCATCTGGGGATCGACGTCTGTCCGTCGAGTGTGGTGCGGTTCTCGAACGAGAACCTGATGGTGCATATCGAGGAGAACGTCCGCGGCGCCGATGTCTTCGTCATCCAGCCCTCCTGCACACCGGTCTCCGATGGTCTGGTCGAGCTGTTGATCACGATCGACGCCTTGAAGCATTCGTCCGCCGATCGGATCACCGCCGTGCTCCCGTACTTTCCCTACGCACGCTCCGACAAGAAGGACCGACCCAGGATCTCGATCACCGCGCGGCTGATGGCCGATCTGCTCCAAACCGCGGGAGCCGACCGCGTACTGACGATGGATCTTCACTCACCCCAGGTACAGGGCTTCTTCCGCATCCCTGCCGACCAACTGCTGGCCGCTCCGATCCTATGCGACTACCTGCGGGACAATCGGGACCTGACCAACTACGTGCTCGTCGCCGGGGACGTCGGTGAATCCAAGGAAGTTGGCAACTACGCCAACCGGCTGAACCTGCCCATCGCCATCGTCGACAAGCGCCGCTACGGCGACGACGAGAAGGCCCAGGCCACGAACCTGATCGGCGATGTCGAAGGCAAGACCGCCCTGATCATCGATGACGAGATCGCGAGCGGCGGCACGATGATGGAGGCGACGCGCTTCGTCCTGGATCGCGGAGCTGTTGCCGTCGAAGCCGCATGCGTCCACCCGGTGCTTTCGGGCAAAGCGGTGGAGCGGATCGAGGCTTCGCCCCTGACCTCGCTGGTCGTGACCGACACGATTCCGATCCCGCCGGAAAAGCGCTCGAACAAGATCGAGGTTCGATCCGTGGCACCGCTGTTCGCGAATGCCATCCGGGCCATCCACGACGGATCCAGCGTCTCTCGCCTGTTCCGCTAG
- a CDS encoding PilZ domain-containing protein: MQDRWIWLVDDGELEDVRVTLEAAGFSVQRRPVDPGWKGSGQPVLLGSLARVADLREQYPGALSVAVIPGDARAPSIPLDGWIRRPLHPFALATLLEALSHSGADRRWAPRVAVGAATRAWTRHGFRRATLVDLSASGGRFLCETPVEVGSRMVVWLPPAPGFRWPRRVGGRVLRCEPNAWERPTPHAVGLGFTSLPLGSRRRLQALLIHHAGARLAAAWPRPSDGLPMRSAEPTERRRYERRPYDRRVIAQRSDGPVVLRARDLSVAGLRIEPAAGLRLGSALSLAIQVKSGTTPLVLDARVMRDDGPAGVVMQFEGVDVRQRDRLAKMLRDLPEAGQAGTELLPADGTQDTQPLPADG, encoded by the coding sequence ATGCAGGATCGATGGATCTGGCTCGTGGATGACGGCGAGCTCGAGGATGTTCGCGTCACGTTGGAAGCGGCTGGCTTTTCCGTCCAGCGCAGACCGGTCGATCCAGGCTGGAAGGGCTCAGGACAGCCCGTCCTCCTGGGTTCACTCGCCCGGGTCGCGGACCTCCGCGAGCAGTACCCCGGCGCCCTCAGCGTGGCGGTGATCCCCGGTGACGCCCGGGCCCCGAGCATTCCCCTCGATGGTTGGATTCGTCGGCCGCTGCATCCTTTCGCCCTTGCCACATTGCTGGAAGCCCTCTCCCATTCGGGAGCGGATCGCCGCTGGGCGCCGCGGGTCGCCGTGGGGGCCGCGACTCGCGCCTGGACGCGCCACGGTTTCCGCCGTGCCACGCTGGTGGATCTCTCCGCCTCCGGCGGTCGATTCCTTTGCGAGACCCCCGTCGAGGTCGGCTCACGTATGGTGGTGTGGTTGCCTCCGGCTCCAGGTTTTCGCTGGCCCCGGCGGGTCGGTGGCCGGGTGCTCCGCTGCGAGCCCAACGCCTGGGAGCGTCCCACCCCCCATGCCGTAGGGCTTGGCTTCACCTCTTTGCCTCTTGGTTCACGTCGCCGCCTCCAGGCATTGTTGATCCATCATGCTGGAGCACGCCTGGCTGCCGCCTGGCCGCGTCCATCGGATGGCTTGCCGATGAGGTCCGCCGAGCCCACGGAACGGCGTCGCTACGAACGCCGCCCCTACGATCGTCGGGTGATCGCTCAGCGGTCGGACGGGCCTGTCGTGCTCAGGGCCCGCGATCTCTCGGTGGCAGGCCTGCGCATCGAGCCCGCCGCGGGGCTCCGCCTGGGGAGCGCGCTGAGCCTCGCCATCCAGGTGAAGTCGGGCACTACGCCGCTCGTGCTCGACGCTCGCGTCATGCGGGATGATGGTCCTGCAGGAGTGGTCATGCAGTTCGAAGGTGTCGACGTTCGCCAGCGCGACCGCCTGGCCAAGATGCTCCGCGATCTACCAGAGGCAGGTCAGGCAGGCACGGAGTTGCTCCCGGCCGACGGAACGCAAGATACGCAACCGCTCCCGGCTGACGGCTAG